A portion of the Leptospira mtsangambouensis genome contains these proteins:
- a CDS encoding ArsR/SmtB family transcription factor: MNYQSPGLEHIFRALADRSRLSMVERLSFGPASVKELAEPLDMALPSVLKHLKVLEEGGIVLSEKSGRVRTYRLDHKKLEGIDSWLEERKAAWNRSFDRLGSFLIESSDENSDGE; encoded by the coding sequence ATGAACTATCAATCCCCAGGTTTGGAACATATCTTTCGCGCACTTGCCGATCGCAGTCGATTGTCTATGGTCGAACGATTGAGTTTCGGCCCAGCTTCCGTTAAAGAATTAGCAGAACCTTTGGACATGGCTCTACCATCCGTGTTAAAACACTTAAAAGTTTTGGAAGAAGGTGGGATTGTTTTATCAGAAAAGTCTGGAAGAGTTCGCACATATAGATTGGATCACAAAAAACTAGAAGGAATTGATTCTTGGTTGGAAGAAAGAAAGGCAGCTTGGAATCGAAGTTTTGATCGATTGGGAAGTTTTTTAATCGAATCATCAGATGAAAATTCCGACGGAGAATAA
- a CDS encoding nucleoside 2-deoxyribosyltransferase, which yields MSEYIYCSGPMFSPEELNTMASIAASLESAGYKTYLPQRDGIEVAKVMAMVNTPIISGEIFRDIMIFVQKAVFAMDVYQVVERCSATVFNMNGRPADDGSISETGISFAVGKPIVIYKNDPRTEFNGLDNPLLTGLSYNWKYVTDIAKIPTNLAEMIVKVNAAGENLYLKNPPPMVKKTMEVGKEVWEILQIIRFFEHKEKDLIAILKVLMEKLKASASFMKYLEG from the coding sequence ATGAGCGAATATATTTATTGTTCTGGCCCGATGTTTAGTCCAGAAGAACTGAACACAATGGCAAGTATTGCCGCAAGCCTAGAAAGCGCAGGATACAAAACGTACCTTCCGCAAAGGGACGGAATCGAAGTAGCCAAAGTCATGGCAATGGTCAACACACCTATCATTTCGGGCGAAATCTTTAGAGATATTATGATTTTTGTGCAAAAAGCAGTGTTCGCAATGGATGTTTATCAAGTTGTTGAAAGATGCAGTGCAACTGTATTCAACATGAATGGAAGACCAGCTGATGATGGTTCTATTTCTGAAACAGGCATATCCTTTGCCGTTGGAAAACCCATCGTCATTTACAAAAATGATCCAAGAACTGAATTTAATGGGTTAGACAATCCCCTCCTAACAGGACTTAGTTATAACTGGAAATACGTCACAGACATTGCAAAAATCCCGACTAACCTTGCAGAAATGATTGTGAAGGTCAACGCTGCAGGGGAAAATCTTTATCTAAAAAATCCTCCTCCTATGGTCAAAAAAACCATGGAAGTCGGAAAAGAAGTTTGGGAAATTCTACAAATCATCCGCTTCTTTGAACACAAAGAAAAAGATTTAATCGCTATCCTCAAAGTTCTTATGGAAAAACTGAAAGCATCTGCTAGTTTTATGAAATACTTAGAAGGTTAA
- a CDS encoding LLM class flavin-dependent oxidoreductase — protein MAKFSILDLVFINEGNTAKEALANSVRVAKVAESLGYHRIWVAEHHNFPSIASAATSVVIGHLAGHTKTIRIGAGGIMLPNHSPLVIAEQFGTLESLYPGRIDLGLGRAPGTDQLTLRALRRDAMSAQSFPEDVKELLAYFEDDDHQLQIRAIPGMGTHIPVWILGSSLFGAQLAAILGLPYAFASHFAPGALMEAISIYRKQFRPSQYLDKPYVMVGVNVIAADTDKEAKHLFTSSQQSFTRILRNMRGTFPPPIEDIDSYWSPQEKQMATQMLSYSVVGAPNTVKAGIQKISDETKADELMTVTSIYDIDKKIRSLEILANLEIE, from the coding sequence ATGGCAAAATTTTCAATTCTCGATTTAGTTTTTATCAATGAAGGAAATACCGCAAAAGAAGCTCTGGCGAATTCCGTTCGAGTGGCAAAAGTGGCAGAGAGTTTGGGTTACCATCGTATTTGGGTTGCTGAACACCATAACTTCCCATCCATCGCAAGTGCAGCTACCTCTGTTGTCATCGGTCATTTAGCAGGACATACCAAAACCATACGCATTGGCGCCGGAGGGATTATGTTACCAAATCATTCCCCTCTTGTCATTGCAGAACAATTTGGAACCTTAGAAAGTTTATATCCTGGAAGGATTGATTTAGGTCTTGGACGTGCTCCCGGGACTGATCAACTCACCTTACGCGCGTTAAGACGTGATGCCATGAGTGCACAATCATTTCCTGAAGATGTCAAAGAACTACTCGCTTATTTTGAAGATGATGATCACCAATTACAAATACGTGCTATTCCTGGAATGGGAACTCATATCCCTGTCTGGATATTAGGTTCTAGTTTGTTTGGAGCTCAACTTGCAGCAATCCTTGGGCTTCCCTACGCCTTTGCTTCACATTTTGCACCGGGTGCTTTGATGGAAGCCATAAGTATTTATCGAAAACAATTCCGACCTTCCCAGTATTTGGACAAACCTTATGTAATGGTGGGAGTGAATGTGATTGCAGCAGATACAGACAAAGAAGCCAAACATCTTTTCACAAGTTCCCAACAATCCTTTACTCGGATTCTTCGAAATATGAGAGGTACTTTTCCACCTCCCATTGAAGACATCGATTCCTATTGGTCTCCACAAGAAAAACAAATGGCGACTCAAATGTTATCTTATTCTGTTGTTGGTGCACCAAACACAGTGAAAGCGGGTATTCAAAAAATTTCAGATGAGACAAAAGCTGATGAGTTAATGACAGTTACCTCTATTTATGATATAGATAAAAAAATTAGGTCCTTAGAAATTTTGGCAAATTTGGAAATTGAGTGA
- a CDS encoding extracellular catalytic domain type 1 short-chain-length polyhydroxyalkanoate depolymerase: MKQKSKFFLVLSSILLIFSTASCSRGWLRSKIQERFQKKMEEKPAPIASNDLSQKIESPGDYTFTFPFDGIPRYYKVHVPKSYSPNKETPLLFVLHGGGGDMEIQAKEEYYHQISKSEENGHIAVFPNGYSKYKSGKIATWNAGNCCAEARDKKIDDVGFIKEVLNNTTKQLHIDKSKVYSTGMSNGAMMTYRLACEMTDKLSAITTVAGTDNTISCNPSKPISVLHIHAKDDDKVLFFGGAGNSFKDRSLVTDFVSVPKSVDKWVQFNQCNPTPKRVLDEPGVTCDEYNECKNGVKVKLCVTESGGHSWPGGKKPSLFFGSATPSTAIKANDLMWEFFTGK; the protein is encoded by the coding sequence ATGAAACAAAAATCTAAATTCTTTTTGGTTTTGTCTTCCATCCTCCTCATTTTTTCAACCGCTTCTTGTTCCCGCGGTTGGTTGCGTAGTAAAATCCAAGAACGTTTCCAAAAAAAAATGGAAGAAAAACCAGCACCAATTGCTTCCAACGATCTCAGCCAAAAAATAGAAAGTCCGGGTGATTATACATTCACTTTTCCTTTTGATGGAATCCCTCGATATTACAAAGTACATGTTCCAAAATCATATTCACCTAACAAAGAAACGCCTCTCCTATTTGTTTTACATGGAGGTGGTGGTGATATGGAAATCCAAGCTAAAGAAGAATATTACCATCAAATTTCCAAATCGGAAGAAAACGGACATATCGCCGTATTCCCGAATGGATATAGTAAATACAAATCAGGAAAAATCGCTACATGGAATGCGGGGAATTGTTGTGCAGAAGCTCGTGACAAAAAAATTGACGATGTTGGTTTTATCAAAGAAGTATTAAACAATACCACCAAACAATTGCACATCGACAAATCCAAAGTGTATTCTACTGGGATGTCCAATGGAGCAATGATGACCTATCGCCTTGCATGTGAAATGACAGATAAACTTTCAGCAATCACAACCGTTGCCGGTACTGACAATACAATCTCTTGTAATCCTTCCAAACCAATTTCTGTATTGCATATTCACGCAAAAGATGATGATAAAGTTCTGTTTTTTGGTGGTGCTGGCAATAGCTTTAAGGATAGATCACTTGTTACTGATTTTGTTTCTGTTCCTAAATCGGTAGACAAATGGGTTCAATTCAACCAGTGTAATCCTACACCCAAACGTGTCTTAGATGAACCAGGTGTCACTTGCGATGAATACAATGAATGCAAAAATGGTGTGAAGGTAAAACTTTGTGTCACCGAATCAGGAGGGCATTCTTGGCCTGGTGGCAAAAAACCTTCCCTTTTCTTTGGATCTGCCACACCATCAACAGCCATCAAAGCAAACGATCTTATGTGGGAATTTTTTACCGGCAAATAA
- a CDS encoding methyl-accepting chemotaxis protein, protein MTNSSSMSQTSLQEKINKSKVIGIKGQLMLFIFLILSTVLSCIFYISYTTAKDQVLNVGEEMFTNVLKDAVGLVDALNERVKAGDMTLEEAQEMAKTYIVGPKMPDGNRDISKTKMSTNDYMYLWGITPEGIATMHPFNLEGVNIWDYQIQGKYTVRDTWGNPKATGYPLREIWQNPGEPIYTFMAYQAYYKPWNWVIGAGGREQIIYERRLRGMQGIFLLSAIISLTFSMLLSYFLASFISKRIQKIKFVVEKASQGDLREKVDLSFKDEFGILGDDFNIMAANLREMMKHVSNSSTKVAESAKEMYMSAENSSAVAGDIAKSIKQVAVNTESQLVAFTENKRGMLENSQAVAKIAESTATVSDLASEVLEKVQDGRNVIGTTIKQMSVVNSSVSGISNSIHVLGENSKAIGQIVETINQIASQTNLLALNAAIEAARAGDQGRGFAVVADEVRKLAERSEYATKQISVLIGEIQNNTSSAVAMMENGAREVEQGVSMVNEVGQTFERIAGSIEKVTDEMQGVSATTEEISASTEELNASTEQLAQISNGISDSTQAIAASSEEQLASSEEVTEAANNLGVLAEDLKAEIDKFKI, encoded by the coding sequence ATGACAAATTCTAGTTCCATGTCTCAAACCTCTCTCCAAGAAAAGATTAACAAAAGTAAGGTGATCGGAATCAAAGGCCAACTGATGTTATTTATATTTTTGATTCTTTCGACAGTACTTTCCTGTATTTTTTATATTTCTTATACAACTGCAAAAGACCAGGTATTGAATGTGGGGGAAGAGATGTTTACCAACGTTCTCAAAGATGCAGTTGGGTTGGTGGATGCTTTAAACGAAAGAGTAAAGGCTGGTGATATGACCTTGGAAGAGGCTCAGGAAATGGCGAAAACATACATTGTTGGTCCTAAGATGCCAGATGGAAACCGAGATATATCCAAAACAAAAATGTCGACAAACGATTATATGTATCTTTGGGGAATTACACCTGAAGGGATTGCAACCATGCATCCATTTAATCTCGAAGGTGTTAATATTTGGGACTACCAAATCCAAGGTAAGTACACAGTGAGAGATACTTGGGGGAATCCAAAAGCAACAGGATATCCATTACGTGAAATTTGGCAAAACCCTGGAGAACCCATTTACACTTTTATGGCCTACCAAGCTTACTATAAACCATGGAACTGGGTGATTGGTGCAGGCGGTAGAGAACAGATTATTTACGAAAGAAGATTACGTGGAATGCAAGGTATCTTTCTCCTCAGCGCAATCATAAGTTTAACATTTTCTATGTTGTTATCATATTTTTTAGCATCTTTTATTTCGAAACGAATTCAGAAAATTAAATTCGTGGTAGAAAAAGCAAGTCAAGGAGACCTTCGAGAAAAAGTTGATTTGAGTTTTAAAGATGAGTTCGGAATTCTCGGTGATGATTTTAATATCATGGCAGCTAACTTAAGAGAAATGATGAAACATGTTTCCAATTCATCAACTAAGGTTGCTGAATCTGCAAAAGAAATGTATATGAGTGCTGAAAATTCTTCTGCTGTTGCCGGTGATATTGCAAAATCCATTAAACAAGTTGCTGTCAATACAGAATCACAACTAGTCGCCTTCACAGAAAACAAACGAGGGATGCTTGAAAATTCTCAAGCAGTCGCAAAAATTGCAGAGTCTACTGCAACTGTTTCTGATTTGGCAAGTGAAGTTTTGGAAAAAGTTCAAGATGGAAGGAATGTGATTGGAACTACCATTAAACAGATGTCAGTTGTAAATTCTTCTGTCAGTGGGATTTCGAATAGTATTCATGTTTTAGGTGAAAATTCAAAAGCGATTGGTCAAATTGTAGAAACGATTAATCAAATCGCGAGCCAAACGAATTTACTTGCTCTGAATGCTGCCATTGAAGCGGCCAGAGCCGGAGACCAAGGGCGAGGTTTTGCTGTGGTTGCTGATGAGGTTCGAAAGTTGGCAGAACGATCTGAGTATGCAACCAAACAAATTAGTGTTTTGATTGGTGAGATTCAAAACAATACAAGTTCTGCTGTTGCGATGATGGAGAATGGTGCAAGAGAAGTGGAACAAGGTGTTTCTATGGTCAATGAAGTGGGACAAACATTTGAAAGAATTGCAGGTTCCATTGAAAAGGTAACTGATGAAATGCAGGGTGTTTCTGCTACTACAGAAGAAATCTCGGCAAGTACGGAAGAGTTAAATGCATCGACAGAACAATTGGCACAAATTTCTAACGGAATTTCTGATAGCACACAAGCCATCGCCGCTTCTTCAGAAGAACAACTTGCATCATCTGAAGAAGTAACGGAAGCGGCCAATAACTTAGGGGTTCTTGCCGAAGACTTAAAAGCAGAAATTGATAAGTTTAAGATTTAA
- a CDS encoding alanine racemase: MFKTRRSRLWLFLLIGLVVLSFLRPKDEGSAYQEYFFALNQELKSNGFGKPVVLLDLDRLDENLSTLSKNIPPPLHYRIVVKSLPSLDLLRYITKATNTNRLMVFHSGDLVMLLGNPEFSSFDILLGKPMPVRALEDIYQKTKVDRFQKIHWLVDTETRMKQYLEFSKSKNIKLNLVLEIDIGLHRGGFVNPKETNQILSIFQNHQKYLEFGGFMGYEPHVASVPNLLGDKNEAIEKEIGYSLKKYERFVQSGKESFPSLFAKELLLNGGGSKTYRFYQKNQNVVNDVSVGSALVMPTDFDVSTLVEHKPAFFIAAPVLKRLEGTTIPFLESISFLFPLWNPNLQVTYFIYGGAYLAKKESPQGLFDNSLYGVSTNQGILNGSLATGLKPDDYVFFRPTQSEKVMAEMGEVVLLRKGKIIGTWKCFIN; the protein is encoded by the coding sequence ATGTTCAAAACTCGTAGATCCCGCCTTTGGCTTTTCTTACTGATCGGACTCGTCGTTTTATCTTTTTTAAGACCGAAGGATGAAGGTTCCGCTTATCAAGAATATTTTTTTGCCCTAAACCAAGAGTTGAAATCTAATGGTTTTGGAAAACCGGTTGTACTTTTGGACTTAGATCGGTTGGATGAAAATTTATCTACACTTTCGAAAAACATACCACCACCTTTACACTATCGTATTGTTGTAAAGTCACTTCCATCTTTGGATCTCCTCCGTTATATTACTAAAGCAACAAACACAAATCGTCTTATGGTTTTTCACTCAGGTGACCTGGTGATGTTACTAGGCAATCCTGAGTTTTCTTCCTTCGATATCCTTCTTGGAAAACCGATGCCAGTGCGTGCATTAGAAGATATTTATCAAAAAACAAAAGTTGATCGATTCCAAAAAATTCACTGGTTGGTTGATACAGAAACAAGGATGAAGCAATACTTGGAGTTTTCAAAATCAAAGAATATAAAACTCAACCTTGTTTTGGAGATTGATATTGGCCTTCACAGGGGTGGATTTGTGAATCCAAAGGAAACAAATCAAATTCTTTCTATCTTTCAAAACCATCAGAAATACTTAGAGTTTGGTGGATTTATGGGATACGAGCCACATGTCGCCTCCGTTCCAAATCTATTAGGTGATAAGAATGAGGCGATAGAAAAAGAGATAGGATACTCATTGAAAAAATATGAAAGATTCGTTCAATCTGGTAAAGAATCATTTCCATCTTTGTTTGCAAAAGAATTACTTTTGAATGGTGGAGGAAGTAAAACGTATCGATTTTATCAAAAAAATCAAAATGTGGTCAATGATGTATCTGTTGGTTCCGCACTCGTGATGCCGACAGATTTTGATGTGAGTACACTTGTAGAACACAAACCTGCGTTTTTTATTGCAGCTCCTGTTTTGAAACGATTGGAAGGAACCACGATACCCTTTTTAGAATCCATTTCATTTTTATTTCCTTTGTGGAATCCTAACTTACAGGTGACTTATTTTATTTATGGAGGTGCTTATCTTGCAAAAAAAGAATCTCCCCAAGGACTTTTTGACAATAGCCTTTATGGTGTTAGTACAAACCAAGGGATCTTAAACGGAAGTTTGGCGACTGGCTTAAAACCAGATGACTATGTTTTTTTTCGTCCCACCCAAAGTGAAAAAGTAATGGCTGAAATGGGCGAAGTGGTTCTTTTACGAAAGGGAAAAATCATTGGAACTTGGAAGTGTTTTATCAATTAG
- a CDS encoding glutathione S-transferase family protein → MDNYQTPNLLLFFHPLASFCHKVLIALNENGIEFESRLVDLMVEESSAELFAYWPVGKIPLLRDRVKEKTIPETSIIIEYLDEFYPGKERLIPTEKTSALETRLWDRFFDLYVSEPMQKIVLDRLRPIDQRDQLGVEQAYQRLPIAYGMLETQLNSRTYIAGESFTMADCSAVPALFYADTILSFRNKHPKLEAYFERLLERPSVKRTIDEAEPYFHMYPLFDKIPKRFLKEKK, encoded by the coding sequence ATGGATAACTATCAAACCCCAAACTTACTACTCTTCTTCCACCCACTTGCTTCCTTTTGCCATAAGGTTCTCATCGCTCTGAATGAAAATGGAATAGAGTTTGAGTCAAGGTTGGTGGATTTGATGGTGGAAGAGTCCAGCGCTGAACTATTTGCTTATTGGCCCGTTGGTAAAATCCCTCTCCTTCGTGACCGAGTGAAGGAAAAAACAATTCCAGAAACAAGTATCATCATTGAGTATTTGGATGAATTTTATCCCGGAAAAGAAAGGCTCATTCCTACAGAAAAAACCTCTGCTTTGGAAACAAGACTATGGGACCGATTTTTTGATTTATATGTCAGCGAACCGATGCAGAAAATTGTCCTCGATCGTTTGCGTCCGATCGACCAGAGGGACCAACTGGGTGTAGAACAGGCTTACCAAAGGTTACCGATTGCTTATGGGATGTTAGAAACCCAATTAAATTCCCGGACCTACATTGCAGGTGAGAGTTTTACGATGGCAGATTGTTCGGCAGTTCCTGCTTTATTTTATGCAGATACAATTTTGAGTTTTAGGAACAAACATCCGAAACTGGAAGCATATTTTGAAAGATTGTTGGAAAGACCTTCCGTCAAACGAACGATAGACGAAGCAGAACCGTATTTTCATATGTATCCCTTATTTGATAAAATTCCCAAACGCTTCTTAAAAGAAAAAAAGTAA
- a CDS encoding SpoIIE family protein phosphatase yields MKIRYLFAIYCSLIALLPLHASPNLTNFQLNNPKELAKLAGQWRFNPKDDITQAQKEFPDTHWGELSVPAQWNNSGLSGFQIGWYRQSFQVSKSFKNQKISILTPIIADANEIYINGVLVGRTGLISESGELVKKSSRISVYTIPSDIINYEGENTIAVRVADDVGWGGFVNSEFYIGESDLIQGKFYKYIMWNSAICFAFLYSAIYCLILWLRSRRERAYLIYFIFAILAGLATFGNLSLPYFIWDNFWFNHFIFHPALNLMGIFGTLFFFDFSGQKPSKLIKGVLWFHSILSIVSFFTFHPFIMDIYSKYTLNANDILSLIELLFIFVFTIKAVRNKQPGAFIILIGQIGLGITAIFSVLSYLQIFVSILDRSLSEGFLFYTLSLSFALSIRFAKLYEVTNQLKSELEKKNEELISLDKMKNEFLSNTSHELRTPLNGIIGITESLIEGTMGTVSNGVAKNLGFIISSAKRLSNLVNDLLDFSMMKNRRFNLFPITLAIQPTVEITMGLLERTAREKGITLITEIPDNTPLVYGDESRIQQILFNLIGNAIKFTESGSIRITVRTINNGLVDYLEISVIDTGIGLTKEDQNKIFSPFAQADASISRNFGGVGLGLSITKNLVELHTGTISVESELGKGSVFRFTLPLANGQTEFQFPQNSNADGAHIWMSTEDLRGNFIVEQAYIERMELSSNLSKDLNRNLTILAVDDDPINLEVLKIQLSGSGFHVVPVLDGQTAINVANEIKPDLVLLDIMMPKMSGYQVCKILRESYSMYEMPILMLTAKNRIEDVLSGLEAGANDYLGKPFDKRELLARVNTLILLKSAVEEKEDYLSIKAELKLAKKIQDSSLPLHPPTGGRATIVSRYNPMTSIGGDYYDFHTPDEYSLGVVIADVSGHGIPAAIVAAMFKMAFNLQKHVSKKPNEVLKRINKLLLDSIHKQFVTACYLFFDLENKRILYASAGHPPVAFYRRKTNKVEMVRPKGRILGCFPEIPDEILDIPFAVGDRVILYTDGISEARNLAGEMFGDERLSHYIIENSRDSSADLFADGLLEQIKEFCGKTVPDDDITLVVVDL; encoded by the coding sequence ATGAAAATTCGTTATCTATTTGCGATTTATTGTTCTCTTATCGCCCTACTTCCTCTCCATGCAAGTCCCAATCTTACCAACTTTCAATTGAACAACCCTAAAGAACTGGCGAAATTAGCCGGCCAATGGAGATTCAACCCTAAAGATGACATAACCCAAGCCCAAAAAGAATTTCCCGATACCCACTGGGGCGAACTGTCTGTTCCTGCCCAATGGAATAATTCAGGTCTGTCCGGTTTTCAAATAGGATGGTATAGGCAATCCTTCCAAGTTTCGAAATCATTTAAAAACCAAAAGATAAGTATCCTCACTCCTATCATTGCTGATGCCAATGAAATTTACATTAATGGAGTTCTTGTTGGTCGAACCGGTTTGATTTCCGAATCCGGTGAATTGGTTAAAAAAAGCAGTAGAATCAGTGTCTATACAATCCCATCCGATATCATCAATTATGAAGGAGAAAACACCATTGCCGTGCGAGTGGCAGATGATGTAGGTTGGGGTGGGTTTGTAAATTCTGAATTTTATATAGGCGAGTCAGATCTCATCCAAGGCAAATTCTACAAATACATCATGTGGAATTCTGCAATCTGTTTTGCTTTTTTATACTCTGCAATTTATTGTTTGATTCTTTGGTTACGTAGTCGCAGAGAACGGGCTTATTTAATTTATTTCATTTTTGCAATCCTTGCGGGACTTGCAACTTTCGGAAACTTATCACTCCCGTATTTTATTTGGGATAATTTTTGGTTCAACCATTTCATTTTTCATCCTGCGTTAAACCTAATGGGTATATTTGGGACTCTTTTCTTTTTTGATTTTTCAGGACAAAAACCATCAAAGTTGATAAAGGGAGTTCTTTGGTTTCATTCAATCCTCTCCATCGTCTCCTTTTTTACATTTCATCCATTTATCATGGATATTTACTCTAAGTATACTTTGAATGCAAATGATATCCTTTCACTTATAGAACTTCTTTTTATTTTTGTCTTCACTATCAAAGCAGTTCGGAACAAACAACCAGGTGCTTTTATTATTTTAATTGGACAAATCGGACTTGGGATTACTGCGATCTTCTCTGTTTTAAGTTATCTTCAAATCTTTGTTTCAATCCTAGATCGATCTCTTTCTGAAGGATTTTTATTTTACACCTTAAGTTTGTCATTTGCATTATCAATTCGTTTCGCAAAACTTTATGAAGTAACTAACCAATTAAAAAGTGAGTTAGAAAAGAAAAATGAAGAACTAATTTCATTAGATAAAATGAAAAATGAGTTTTTATCCAATACTTCACATGAACTCCGAACTCCACTTAACGGAATCATTGGAATTACCGAATCTCTCATCGAAGGAACGATGGGTACAGTCAGCAATGGAGTCGCTAAAAACTTAGGCTTCATCATATCGTCTGCAAAAAGACTTTCTAATTTAGTTAATGACCTTCTTGATTTTTCGATGATGAAAAATCGAAGGTTTAATCTTTTTCCAATCACACTCGCCATCCAACCTACTGTTGAAATAACGATGGGGTTACTCGAACGTACTGCCAGAGAAAAAGGAATCACTCTCATCACCGAAATTCCTGATAACACTCCTTTAGTCTATGGAGATGAAAGTAGAATCCAACAAATCCTCTTTAACTTAATTGGTAATGCTATCAAATTCACAGAATCTGGAAGTATCCGAATAACCGTCAGAACAATTAACAATGGCTTGGTTGACTATTTAGAAATTTCTGTTATCGATACAGGAATTGGTCTCACAAAAGAAGACCAAAATAAAATTTTTTCGCCCTTCGCCCAAGCAGATGCTAGTATTTCGCGAAATTTTGGTGGAGTGGGCCTTGGTCTTTCCATCACGAAAAACTTGGTAGAATTACATACAGGAACTATTTCTGTTGAATCAGAACTAGGCAAAGGATCTGTATTTCGATTCACATTGCCTCTTGCGAATGGCCAAACAGAATTTCAATTTCCTCAAAACTCAAATGCAGACGGTGCCCATATTTGGATGTCTACAGAAGACTTACGGGGAAATTTCATCGTGGAACAAGCATATATTGAAAGGATGGAACTTAGTTCAAATCTGTCGAAAGATTTAAATAGAAATCTCACCATCCTTGCTGTCGACGATGATCCAATCAATTTAGAAGTCTTAAAAATTCAACTTAGTGGCTCTGGATTTCACGTTGTACCAGTGTTAGATGGTCAAACAGCGATCAATGTAGCAAATGAAATCAAACCAGACTTGGTATTGTTAGACATCATGATGCCAAAAATGAGTGGTTACCAAGTCTGCAAAATATTGAGAGAATCTTATTCGATGTATGAAATGCCAATTCTTATGTTAACGGCAAAAAATAGAATTGAAGATGTACTTTCTGGATTGGAAGCCGGTGCCAATGATTACTTAGGAAAACCTTTTGACAAAAGAGAACTTCTAGCAAGGGTCAACACGTTGATCCTTTTAAAATCTGCGGTTGAAGAAAAAGAAGATTATTTAAGTATCAAAGCTGAATTAAAATTAGCAAAAAAAATCCAAGACTCTTCCCTTCCCTTACATCCACCAACTGGTGGAAGGGCAACCATTGTATCAAGATACAATCCAATGACTTCGATTGGTGGGGATTATTACGACTTTCACACGCCCGACGAATATAGTTTAGGTGTTGTGATTGCCGATGTATCAGGTCATGGGATACCAGCCGCCATTGTAGCAGCAATGTTTAAGATGGCATTTAACTTACAGAAACATGTTTCTAAAAAACCAAACGAGGTTTTAAAAAGAATCAACAAGTTACTACTGGATTCAATTCATAAACAATTTGTTACGGCTTGTTATTTATTTTTTGATTTAGAAAACAAAAGAATCCTTTATGCAAGTGCCGGCCATCCTCCCGTAGCATTTTATAGAAGAAAAACTAATAAAGTAGAGATGGTTCGCCCCAAAGGAAGAATTCTCGGATGTTTTCCAGAGATCCCTGATGAAATTTTGGACATTCCTTTTGCTGTCGGTGACCGAGTCATTTTATATACAGACGGAATCTCCGAAGCAAGAAATCTCGCAGGAGAGATGTTTGGTGATGAGCGACTCAGCCATTATATAATTGAAAATTCTAGAGACAGTTCAGCCGATCTATTTGCAGATGGACTTTTAGAACAAATCAAAGAATTTTGCGGAAAAACTGTTCCAGATGACGACATAACACTCGTAGTTGTTGACCTCTGA
- a CDS encoding SRPBCC family protein: MKERQVRNSTFTIERILPASKERTFAAWANADSKRRWFACHDDWKTVEFSLDFQVGGKETNLVVTPSGSRHVFDGTYYDIIPNERIVYAFGMYVDNIRISVSLVTVIFESMIEGRTKMIFTEQIVLLQKPPVDGFSTEEEVNGRVEGTNAGFDRLVKELS; the protein is encoded by the coding sequence TTGAAAGAAAGGCAAGTCAGAAATTCTACATTTACGATCGAAAGGATTTTACCTGCATCTAAGGAGAGAACCTTTGCTGCTTGGGCCAATGCCGATTCCAAACGAAGGTGGTTTGCTTGCCATGACGATTGGAAAACTGTTGAATTTAGTTTGGACTTTCAAGTTGGCGGAAAAGAAACCAATTTGGTTGTGACACCATCAGGCAGTCGACATGTATTTGATGGAACTTATTATGACATTATTCCTAACGAAAGAATTGTTTATGCTTTTGGTATGTATGTGGATAACATTCGTATCTCTGTTTCTTTGGTAACAGTGATTTTTGAGTCCATGATTGAAGGTAGAACAAAGATGATATTTACCGAACAGATTGTACTTTTGCAAAAACCACCAGTAGATGGATTTTCAACAGAAGAAGAAGTCAATGGCCGCGTAGAAGGAACCAATGCAGGATTCGATCGACTTGTAAAAGAACTATCCTAG